GCGGAACCACTACCATAGATAACTCCGAGTCCTACTTGTTTTGAAGGATTCCACAAAAAACCAGCACCCGCTAATAAACCCGTACCAGAAGTGCCTCCTGTAATTCTGACAGCAGCGTTATAACCTGCAAATCGAGAGATTGCACCTTGGCTATCGCTGGCGTAGGGAGTGATGGCAGGAAAAACATCTGTAATCTCTGCATTAGTTCCACCAAAGACAACGAATTTCTGAGACAACGGTAAGACATAAGCTAGCTTGTAAAGACTAACTGAGTTTGCTCCGCCATCAGGTTGTAGTGTCTGGGGGTTAAAGCCAGGAAATTGAGGTTCAAAGCTTAACTTGGTTGAACCTGCGCCAAGAAAACTTGAATTTGGCAATAATTGGCCTTGAATGGTTCCTCTTTCATAAAATGAACCGCTCGATCTAAAGTTGTAAGCTTGGAGTCCAACAATCAACAAATCACTGCCGTTAAAGCTGCTGGTAAGATTGAGCCGGACGCGATTATTGAAGGCTAATTTAGCATCTTGGCTGCCTGGTTCTCCACCTGTGGCTGTGGACAAAGAAAAAATCGCTTCGCCATTAAGTTTAGTTGTGGTAGAAAACTGTTGCTTCTCTAAGGTAGCTGTGTGAGTTTCTAAGGCATCTACTCGACCACGCAATGTTGCAAGTTCAGATGCAAATTGTTCTTGAAGTTTTTGGAGAGTAGTTAAATCTTCTTTCTTAACTAAATCACCAGTACTAGTAGCAATCAGTTCGTTGATTCTATCTAAGCAAGCATTCAATCCCGCAGCAAATTCATAACGGCTTAAGGCGCGATTTCCTTTATAAGTACTGTCAGGATATCCCACAATGCAACCGTAACGTTCCACTACCGATTGCAGTGCAAGAAAAGCCCAATCTGTTGTCTTAACATCAGATAGTTGAGATACAGAGTTGACTTGAGCGATCGCATTCGATTCTTGAAAATTAGAATTAGTTGAAAAGACGCTACTGTTGTCTTTGTCTGCGCTATCAAAATTGTTTACAGGATTGTCTGCACTGAGTTGAGCATTTGCTGGAGATGCACCCAGTGAAATTAAAGCAGTAAGTAAGCACAGGCAACTGACTCTTCCCGTATACATTAAATTGTAGTAATTCATACCCATTCCTCACACACAAAAGAAAACACCACGTTTTTTGTGAATACTAATTATTCACAAGTTAAAGCTAACTAGCAAAAACAATCTCTCAAGAATTAAATACTCTTTTTGTTGGGAGTTTGCCGATTAAACATGCGAACTTATGCTGCACAAAATTACTTTGTACAGAGTTCACATAGGAATATCTCAGTCGATGCATCGGCTGAGAATAGTTGTAGCTTTTATCAAGCTCAAAATTGAAATTTCAACAATTACTTAGTCATGAGTAAGGACTTCATTATTTTAAAAAATGCTTTTTGTAATTTTTAAACTACTTAAACTTTATAGATACACTATAGTTTTGATAAGTGCTACTTTACCATGTATTTTTTACAAAAATAAACATTTTTAATGTTTTTACTATATAATACAAATAATAGTCATTATATTAAATAATATTATAATAAGTAGCTTTTTGATAATATCAAAATATATAATCCGCTCATATCATGTCCGCTTGATTACTTACTAAACCCCAAGAACCCCANCCCCGCCAAAGCTGCGCTTTGTCTCCCCTCCCGAAGAGCGGGGAGGNNGGTGCAATGACTGTGGAAATCATAACTAATTATGCGGACATGATATCATTCGTGCAATCAATAATGAGTTTATTTTCAGACGAAACAATGGCNATTGTTAGCNNNAACAATGCCATTGCAACTCTAAAAGACTTGTGTATATACCGTAGCTTTACAAAGAAAGAGGTTTTTTAGCCAAGAGTGAACAGTCAGATTAATAATAGCTGCCAGATTTTCGATGCTCCAAAGCAGTGACACCATCATTTTCTAACACTTCACCGCGATCGATGACGGCATAAATTAACCATCTATCGCCACATTCTAGCTGATTTTGCACTGTACATTCTAAATAGGCTAATGCCTCATTCAGAATTAAACAACCATTCAGAGCCGTTTTTGTGGCAAGATTTGCAAAGGGATTATCGCCTAAAGTGCTATGACGAGAAAAATAGCGTCGGACATTTCTTCCTTCTTTGAGGATATTTAGCACAAATTTATCACCAGGATGATGCATTAACTCTGCATTCTGCTCATTAGCGATCGCAATCATAATTCCTGGTGGGTTAAAAGTTGCCTGAGATACCCAAGAAGTTAAAACCCCTTTGTGAGTTTCTTCATCACGAGTTGTCACAACACACAGAGAACCAACGATCCGACCCACCGCTTGTTCGGTACGATCTACATGGGTTTCTGTGACAATCTGGCGGGAAGTCCGCAGTTTTTTAGTTTTCTTCAAGTTTTGGGCAAAAAAAGCACCTGGCTTCTTCACACTGCTGAAGAATCTCAGGAGTCGGACTGAAACGCACCCGAATTGTTTCAAACCCTAGTTGATAATTAGCATCTTTGAGCTTGCTTTCGATTAAATCTATTGCCTCGCCACTCCAGCCATAAGAACCAAACACCCCTGCTAACTTAGTTTTAACCGCCACCGAGAGAACTATTCCTAAAGCAGTTTGAATTTGAGTTGGTGCATGGCCGCCTAATGTGGGTGAGCCGATAATCAAGCCATCACAGGATTCTACAATGCGGTTAATCTCCGCAGAATCGGCTAGTTCACAGTTAATCGATTCTACATTAACTCCATTTTGGATCAAACCTTGAGCGATCGCATTCGCCAGAGTTGCTGTATTTCCATAAGCAGAAGCATAAAGCAAAGCGACACTCAATTCTTGAGATTTTTGTCCTTGACACCATTGACGGTAATCATAAGTAAAACGACTCAAGCTGTAACGCACAACTGGCCCGTGTGCTGGGGCATAACATCTGGCTCCCAAAAGCGATATTTTATCTAAAGCTACTTCGACTTGTTTCGCTTGGGGGGCATGGAGACATTCAAAATAGTAACGACGTTCCGCATCTAAACCCTTCCAATCTTCATCAAACAAAGTATCTTCGCAAATATGAGCGCCAAATAGTTTGTCTGTGTAGAGAATTTTTGTGGCGGCATCATAAGTACAAAGTCCATCCGCCCAGCGGGGAGTCGGTACGGTGATAAATGATAAAAGATGTCCTTGTCCTAAATCTAGAGTATCCTGCGATCGCATCGCTTGAATAGGTGATTCAAATTCGGGAAAAGCGGTTTTGAGAGCATTGGCGGCGGGGCGAGAACAAATGAGAGTGGCTTGAGGAACCAAAGAGAGCAATACTCGCAAGGTTGCTCTGCGGTTGGGGTTGACATGACTGAGAACAATGTAATCGAGGGAGATGAAATCTAGATGTTGTGCAAGTTGCTCAAGGTAAATTTCGGTAAAAGATTCGCCGGGAGGGTCAATTAAAGCCTTTTTATCAGCTTGAATCAGATAAGAATTTGCTGTAGTCCCTCGTTGGCGGGAATATTCCACCTCAAATTTTAGTCTGTCCCAAGTCCGCGATCGCAAAATCAGAGTATTTTTACCAATTTCAGCAACTTGTACATCTCTGCTATGGTTGGGTGTTAATGTAGCGACAGACATAATAACCTCTGTTAATAATGGGGAATTGGGAATTAGGAATTAGGAATTGGGTGTTGGACATGGCAGAAGATTCTCCTTTCTACAGACACGATTAATCGCGTCTCTACCCACTCCCGTTCGACTACGCTCATGGCAAGCCTACTCCCTATTTTTAATGACCATTGTTTTGTATTAATTCAGACTTGGCTCGGCTTTTATAGCGTTTAGATATCTCTTGTTCGGGATCGATACCTTCAAAGGTAGGGGGTAGCCAAACTCGGAGGAACAATAGTACTCCCAGGACTAATAAAAAAGCACAAGTTGCTAAAACTTGACTCCAACTTGTTTCTAGAACACCTTTAACAATGACTTCTCGCAAAGCGGAAACAATGGAAACTTCAACAGCTACCCCAATAGATACTCGATGTTCCTGTAGGTAAATAATTAACAATCGGAATAGCTCAACTAAGATAAGTAAAAAGAGAATATCGGCAGTAACAGCATGAAAATCTAGAGGTGGAAGTAATGAGAGAAACATATCTCTCACCTGAAGCACCATAAAGCTAAATAAACCAATACACAAACAAATCACAATCACATCTTGGATAAATTCCAAGGTTCGCACAACGCGACCACGATTGATTTCGTACATGCTAATCGGGGTATTTTCAACAGATTTATACATAGTTTTTTGGGAGACGCGATTCATCGCGTCTGTACAAGAATGGGTAGAGACGCGATGAATCGCGTCTGTGGTAAGCAGGGAAAATAAGGGAGGCAAGGGGACAAGGAGAATGACCAATGACAAATGACTATTTAATAATGATTGCCAATTTTGCGGTGATGAGCGGCGGTAAGTGCATTTAGTTTGGCGACCCTTCCAGTTTGGACTGTACTATAAATTACCCAATGATCTCCACAATCCATGCGGCTAGTGATTTCACATTCCATGTAAGCTAAAGCTTCAGCTAAAACGGGCGATTCATTTTTAGCTGGATATGTTTTCACTCCCGCAAATCTATCTGCACCAGGAGCAAAACGTTTGAGGAAATGTTTCATTAATCCTTGATATTTGCCTTCTTCTAAAACATTTAAAACAAAGCGATCGCCAACGTGCATTAAAGATTCAATTGCCCGATCTTTAGATACTGCGATCGCAACTCCTAAAGGCTCAAGACTCGCTTGTGTCACCCAAGAAGCAAACATTGCACTTTGAATTTCTCCTTTTTTGGCGGTAACAATGTATAATCCTGTGCTAATCCGCCCTAAAGCTTTCTCTAACTCGGTATTGATAGATTTTATCTGTTTTATGGTGCGATCGCGGTTCAACCATTGACCCATATCTGTCCCCGCTTCATCACAAAGCTGTTCCGTTGCTTGGGTAGGAATTTCCTTAACTAAAATAGGTGGAAAAGCTTCAGTTAATCCCAGTTCTTGAAACTTATTACGTAAAGGATAAATGGGTTCATCTTCTCCACCTCCAGACTCTAATAAACCAACAGCCTGTTTTTTGTGAACAGCAGCTAAAATCGTACTTAAAGCCGCTTGAACCATCACCGAAGATTGGGGTGGCATTGCAATTACTAAACCAGAAGATTGTGCAACTAATTCTCGAACTTCTTGAGGTTCTGAACTATTGAGAGGAACTAATTCTACCGCCGCACCTGTTTTCGCGCATCCATGAGCTATAGTACGGACTAACTGCTCGCTATAACCGTAATCTTCAACATAAAATAGAGCTACTAAAGTCTCTGTTTTTGCCTGTTCTAAACTCCAGTTTTGATACCGTCCGAGCCATTCAGATATATAGTGTTTTAATAAAGGGCCATGTCCTGTAGCAACTGTTGTTATTTCTAACTTTTCAATTCGCTTTAAAGCTGCCAGGACAGACCGAGCATTAGGCCCCATCAAACAATCATAATAATATTGAAAGTCTTCCTCAAGTAAGGTGATATTTTCATCATAAGTATGGTCATCACAGTAGTGCATCCCAAACACATCGCAGGTGTAGAGAGTGCTAGTTTTGTGGTCATAAGTGAAGATTGTGTCAGGCCAGTGTAAGTTAGGTGCAGAGATAAATTCTAATTCGTGCCCGTTGCCTAAATCTAATCGCTCTCCACTTTTCACCTGCATTGATTTAAAAGGCTGGTGAACCATATTTTCTAAAAATTGAATAGCTACCTTAGCACCGACAATAGTAATGGAAGGAGCTAATTGCAAAATATTTTTCACTAAGCCACTGTGATCGGGTTCTGTGTGGCTAATAATCAAATAATCTATTTTAGTTGGATCGATTAATCCCACCACTATCTCAAGATATAATTCCTCAAACTTACGGTGAGATGTGTCAACTAAAGCAACTTTTTCTCCCTGAATTAAAAAAGAATTATAAGTAGTACCATTCCGTAGACCAAACTCGACATCAAAACGTTCTCTATCCCAGTCTAGACAACGAATAGCAGTCGTTTGAGGAGCAATTTCAACAGTTTCAACTGTCAAACGTCCTGGGTTGGGAGTAGCTTGAGTAAGCTCTATGAGTGCAACCATTGTTTTCTCCAAAAAGATTGTTATATGAAGCGAGGTTGATGTTTCTTATATTTACCTGAAATACTCAATTAGTAAAATGCCAATTTCTAAAGCTAATCATCAGAAACTTTTATTCATCATTTAGATTGATTTACCATTGAATTAGTCAATGTTTACCATCAATAATAAATGTGAGAAAATATAAATAATCAGTTAGAATCTTTAGGGATGTCGTTAATATTTTTTCCTCCTGCCATACAAAAAATAAACAGCGAAATCGCCCGTCACGCTGGTGTCGATATGTATGTGCTGCGCCTGGATTTGATGCACCCGTGGGTTAACGGCAACAAGTGGTTCAAGCTGAAATACAACCTTTTAGAAGCCAGAGAGAAAAATTTCACAACGCTGTTAACCTTTGGCGGTGCTTATTCCAATCACATCTATGCAACTGCGGCGGCTGGTAATCTTTTCGGTTTTCGTACCATCGGCGTAATTCGTGGGGAGGAGAAGCTACCATTAAACCCAACGCTGAGTTTTGCTGTACAGCAGGGTATGAAGCTTGTGTACCTGAACCGCGAAATGTATCGACAGCGCAACACACCAGCACTACAGGAATATCTGCGACAAAGTTTCGGCGAGGTGTTTATCATTCCCGAAGGCGGGAGTAATTTAAATGGTGTGCGCGGCTGCACAGAGATAATTATTGGTGATGCGATTGCATTTAATCATATATGCGTTGCTTGCGGTACGGCTACCACACTGGCGGGGATTGCGCTTTCGTTGGATCAAACACAAAGAGCGATCGCATTTCCCGTATTGAAAAATGGGGCATTTCTTGCCCAAGAAATCGAAACTTTATTGACAAATTACCTCACCTCTGGTTTACCTGCACCATATACTTCTCCCGCTTCCTGGGAATTAGTATGTGATTACCATTTTGGCGGCTATGCAAAAGTGAACGATGAGTTACTACTATTCAGCCAGCAGTTTACACAGGAACATGGCGTACCTCTCGATTACGTATATACTGCCAAAATGTTTTACGGAGTGATGGATTTACTAAAGCAGGGATTTTTTTGTAAAGGCGATCGCTTGTTGCTAGTACACACAGGCGGCTTACAAGGCAATGCCGGTATGGAGGAGCGTTTTCAGAAGTTTACTAAAATCTCAGAGACGTAGCAATGCTACATCTCTGCTAAGGTTCTTACCGTTTATTTTGTAAACTTTGAATGGTAGCGATCGCATGTTTCGCCACAATATCAATCTCCTCTTGGGTATTGAAGCGTCCAATGCCAAACCTCACTGAGGCATAAGCTAGCTTTTCTGAATGTCCCAATGCTGTGAGAACATGAGAAGGTGCAGTATTTGCCGACGAGCAAGCAGAACCAGAAGATATGGCCATTACTGGCTGCAATCCTAACAAAAGTGCCGCACCATCCACTCCCTCAACACTGATACTCAAGTTTCCCGCCAATCGCTGTTGCGGATGTCCGTTGAGATGAATTCCTTCAACTTGCGAAAGCTGTTCCCATAATCTTTGTCTTAACTGGGTGAGG
This portion of the Nostoc sp. GT001 genome encodes:
- a CDS encoding iron uptake porin; this translates as MNYYNLMYTGRVSCLCLLTALISLGASPANAQLSADNPVNNFDSADKDNSSVFSTNSNFQESNAIAQVNSVSQLSDVKTTDWAFLALQSVVERYGCIVGYPDSTYKGNRALSRYEFAAGLNACLDRINELIATSTGDLVKKEDLTTLQKLQEQFASELATLRGRVDALETHTATLEKQQFSTTTKLNGEAIFSLSTATGGEPGSQDAKLAFNNRVRLNLTSSFNGSDLLIVGLQAYNFRSSGSFYERGTIQGQLLPNSSFLGAGSTKLSFEPQFPGFNPQTLQPDGGANSVSLYKLAYVLPLSQKFVVFGGTNAEITDVFPAITPYASDSQGAISRFAGYNAAVRITGGTSGTGLLAGAGFLWNPSKQVGLGVIYGSGSAPISEDRGLLNTPLGAGVFNGTQAIAAQLTLKPISTIDIGINYAHSYHTINILGTGLGSADIASIRFTPNAAQLARFGGDATLATLDEPINVNSVGATVTWRFAPKTSLSLSGALLFANLSNVDASTTFSSWSAGLHFRDIFHEGNTAAVIFGQPLYRESVAGIASRPEDATPYHLETFYNYRVNDNISITPGVYFIFSPEGFSANDTAIVGALRTTFTF
- a CDS encoding phosphate-starvation-inducible PsiE family protein, yielding MYKSVENTPISMYEINRGRVVRTLEFIQDVIVICLCIGLFSFMVLQVRDMFLSLLPPLDFHAVTADILFLLILVELFRLLIIYLQEHRVSIGVAVEVSIVSALREVIVKGVLETSWSQVLATCAFLLVLGVLLFLRVWLPPTFEGIDPEQEISKRYKSRAKSELIQNNGH
- a CDS encoding diflavin flavoprotein: MVALIELTQATPNPGRLTVETVEIAPQTTAIRCLDWDRERFDVEFGLRNGTTYNSFLIQGEKVALVDTSHRKFEELYLEIVVGLIDPTKIDYLIISHTEPDHSGLVKNILQLAPSITIVGAKVAIQFLENMVHQPFKSMQVKSGERLDLGNGHELEFISAPNLHWPDTIFTYDHKTSTLYTCDVFGMHYCDDHTYDENITLLEEDFQYYYDCLMGPNARSVLAALKRIEKLEITTVATGHGPLLKHYISEWLGRYQNWSLEQAKTETLVALFYVEDYGYSEQLVRTIAHGCAKTGAAVELVPLNSSEPQEVRELVAQSSGLVIAMPPQSSVMVQAALSTILAAVHKKQAVGLLESGGGEDEPIYPLRNKFQELGLTEAFPPILVKEIPTQATEQLCDEAGTDMGQWLNRDRTIKQIKSINTELEKALGRISTGLYIVTAKKGEIQSAMFASWVTQASLEPLGVAIAVSKDRAIESLMHVGDRFVLNVLEEGKYQGLMKHFLKRFAPGADRFAGVKTYPAKNESPVLAEALAYMECEITSRMDCGDHWVIYSTVQTGRVAKLNALTAAHHRKIGNHY
- a CDS encoding pyridoxal-phosphate dependent enzyme; amino-acid sequence: MSLIFFPPAIQKINSEIARHAGVDMYVLRLDLMHPWVNGNKWFKLKYNLLEAREKNFTTLLTFGGAYSNHIYATAAAGNLFGFRTIGVIRGEEKLPLNPTLSFAVQQGMKLVYLNREMYRQRNTPALQEYLRQSFGEVFIIPEGGSNLNGVRGCTEIIIGDAIAFNHICVACGTATTLAGIALSLDQTQRAIAFPVLKNGAFLAQEIETLLTNYLTSGLPAPYTSPASWELVCDYHFGGYAKVNDELLLFSQQFTQEHGVPLDYVYTAKMFYGVMDLLKQGFFCKGDRLLLVHTGGLQGNAGMEERFQKFTKISET